From a region of the Eretmochelys imbricata isolate rEreImb1 chromosome 6, rEreImb1.hap1, whole genome shotgun sequence genome:
- the LOC144266335 gene encoding olfactory receptor 5J3-like: MAEGNHSMVTQFILLGLTDNEELQIPLFVVFLVIYILTLVGNLGMIMLIRVDPRLHTPMYFFLSNLSVIDLCYSTVFAPRMLVNFLVGSKSISYSACIAQHFSFVVFVTTEGFLLAVMACDRYVAICNPLLYTAVMSKRVCFRLVAGSYVVGLVNSLTHTCGLLRLSFCGPNVINHYFCDTNPLLKPACSDNRINEILLIMFSVVLATSTLLIIIISYLYIFFSILRIRFAAGRQKAFSTCASHLTAVTMLYGPVSLSHIQPSSTYSLEQEKISAVFYTLVVPILNPLIYSLRNKEIKDALKRVVD; this comes from the coding sequence ATGGCTGAGGGCAATCACAGCATGGTGACCCAGTTCATCCTCCTGGGGTTGACGGATAATGAGGAGCTGCAAATACCCCTCTTTGTGGTGTTTCTGGTGATCTATATTCTTACGCTGGTGGGGAATCTCGGGATGATCATGTTGATCAGGGTTGATCCccgactccacacccccatgtacttcttcctcagTAACCTGTCTGTCATTGACCTCTGCTACTCCACAGTCTTTGCTCCTAGGATGCTGGTGAATTTCTTAGTGGGGAGTAAAAGCATTTCTTACTCTGCCTGCATTGCCCAACACTTCTCCTTCGTTGTTTTTGTGACCACAGAAGGGTTTCTGCTGGCCGTGATGGCATGCGACCGCTATGTAGCCATCTGTAACCCTCTGCTGTACACTGCTGTTATGTCTAAGAGAGTCTGTTTTCGTCTAGTGGCCGGCTCATATGTAGTGGGGCTCGTGAACTCACTGACCCACACATGTGGCTTGCTGAGGTTGTCATTCTGCGGGCCCAACGTCATCAATCATTATTTTTGTGACACTAACCCATTGCTGAAGCCCGCCTGCTCTGATAACCGCATCAATGAGATTTTGCTCATAATGTTCTCTGTGGTTCTTGCCACGTCCACCCTCCTGATTATCATCATCTCTTATCTGTACATCTTCTTCTCTATCCTGAGGATCCGCTTCGCTGCGGGCAGGCagaaagccttctccacctgtgcCTCTCATCTGACAGCTGTCACCATGCTCTATGGACCTGTGAGCTTAAGCCACATACAACCCAGTTCCACCTACTCACTGGAACAGGAGAAAATCTCTGCTGTGTTTTATACCCTGGTGGTCCCCATACTGAACCCCCTTATTTatagcctgaggaacaaggagattAAGGATGCTCTTAAGAGGGTGGTAGACTAG